AGCGGCTGTTGTGAAGGCCGTTACGAACTATAATAACCCGTCCATCCTTGCAGAGCTCTCCGAAGATCTTGGTGAGGCAATGGTCGGTATCAATGCAGACGAAATCTCTATTCTGATGGCGGAACGGGGAAAATAATTTTATGAATATCGGTGTTCTGGCACTTCAGGGTGCATTCATCGAACACATCAGGATGCTGGAAAGTCTGGGGGCTGAGACGTTTGAGATTCGGAACCTTTCCGATCTCAAACAAAAACCGGATGGTCTGATTTTTCCGGGAGGGGAGAGTACCGTCATGTTGAAACTTCTTTTGGATCTCGGTCTGTATGATGAGCTTCGTTCACTCATTATATCAGGCACCCCCGTTATGGGTACCTGTGCCGGACTGATCCTTCTTGCAAAATATGTTGAGGGTGGGGTACCTTCTCTTGCAACGATGGACATTACTGCGGTCAGGAATGCCTATGGTCGTCAGCTCGGCAGTTTTGAAACCATTGCGCCGTTTGCTGATGTCGGGGATGTTCATATGACCTTCATACGTGCCCCGGTGATTTCCCGTATTGGGAAAAATGTCAGAGTTCTTGCAGAAGTTGATGGAAACATTGTTGCTGCACGTGAGGAAAACCAGCTGGTGTTGTCTTTCCATCCTGAGCTGGGTCAGAATACTGCCGTCCATCAATATTTCCTGAATATGGTTTCCAGAACGAACTGAACTTTTAAAAAAAAATCTTTGTAATACAGAACAGAGAAATTTTTCATTAATACAGGGTCGGGAGAATTTCTCCCGCTCCCGCATCCAAAAAGAAAAATGGTAAATTGGGATGTCCGATTACTCGGGCTTGCTGATAAGGGTGACCTTAGAGACGATCTCACCGGTCTTCTTGTGTGGCTTGCGGATAACGCCGTCACATCCCTTCTCGAGCTCGCGTGCCTGATCACAAAGGTTTGCAGCTGCACGCATCATTTCGTGTGCTGAGGTGACGATTGGTACATAGTCTGTCCACTCTTTGGTCATGAAACAGCCTTTGACGTTGACGCCTGCGACTGCTGATGCGATTTCGTATGCTGCACGTGCTTTTGCCTGTGCATAGGGGTTTGTGAACTCGCCTTTGGTCGAGTTGTCAGCGTTCAGAACAAGTTTCGGGAGTTCGATCTCTGCGCCTTTCTTGCCTGCTTTCACCTGATCGATGACTT
This Methanocorpusculum sp. DNA region includes the following protein-coding sequences:
- the pdxT gene encoding pyridoxal 5'-phosphate synthase glutaminase subunit PdxT — translated: MNIGVLALQGAFIEHIRMLESLGAETFEIRNLSDLKQKPDGLIFPGGESTVMLKLLLDLGLYDELRSLIISGTPVMGTCAGLILLAKYVEGGVPSLATMDITAVRNAYGRQLGSFETIAPFADVGDVHMTFIRAPVISRIGKNVRVLAEVDGNIVAAREENQLVLSFHPELGQNTAVHQYFLNMVSRTN